The following proteins come from a genomic window of Corynebacterium hansenii:
- the purN gene encoding phosphoribosylglycinamide formyltransferase — translation MTESHSAQPEDAAVPLTIVVLASGTGSLLQSMLDALDPARVRVAAVGSDKDCEALKRAEAAGIPSFLVPFDAAARADRAAWDAELLAAVREHRPDFVVSAGFMRILGQGFIDSFPDRIVNTHPALLPSFPGAHAVPDALAHGVKVTGTTVHIVDAGVDTGPILAQEPVAVEDGDSVETLHERIKIVERRLLVDVLHTISERGITRDGRKAKFS, via the coding sequence GTGACCGAATCCCACAGCGCCCAGCCCGAAGACGCTGCGGTGCCCTTGACCATCGTCGTGCTGGCCTCCGGCACGGGTTCGCTGCTGCAGTCGATGCTCGATGCCCTCGACCCGGCGCGCGTCCGCGTCGCCGCCGTCGGCTCCGACAAGGACTGCGAGGCGCTGAAGAGGGCGGAGGCGGCGGGCATCCCGTCGTTCCTGGTGCCCTTCGACGCCGCCGCCCGCGCCGACCGTGCGGCGTGGGACGCCGAACTGCTGGCCGCGGTGCGCGAGCATCGCCCGGATTTCGTGGTGTCGGCGGGGTTCATGCGGATTCTGGGGCAGGGGTTCATCGATTCCTTCCCCGACCGGATCGTCAACACGCATCCCGCCCTGCTGCCGTCGTTCCCCGGCGCGCACGCGGTGCCGGATGCGCTGGCGCACGGGGTGAAGGTCACTGGAACGACGGTGCACATCGTCGACGCGGGCGTGGACACGGGGCCGATCCTGGCGCAGGAGCCGGTCGCCGTCGAGGACGGCGATTCCGTGGAAACGCTGCACGAACGCATCAAGATCGTCGAGCGTCGGCTGTTGGTCGACGTTCTCCACACCATCTCGGAACGCGGCATCACGCGGGACGGACGAAAGGCGAAGTTTTCATGA
- the purH gene encoding bifunctional phosphoribosylaminoimidazolecarboxamide formyltransferase/IMP cyclohydrolase, with protein sequence MTQDHGSMDRKPIKRALISVYDKTGLEDLARALHDGGVQIVSTGSTASRIADAGVPVTPVEELTGFPECLEGRVKTLHPRVHAGILADTRKDDHLSQLSDLGVEPFQLVVVNLYPFTETVASGAGFDDCVEQIDIGGPSMVRAAAKNHPSVAVVVDPAKYGEVAEAVAGGGFTRAERTELAVDAFRHTASYDVAVASWMGSRLDEDADADTAFPEWFGHTYERSATLRYGENPHQAAALYVDPAAPEGLAQAEQFHGKEMSYNNYTDSDAAWRAAWDHERPCVAIIKHANPCGIAVSDESIAKAHLAAHACDPVSAFGGVIAVNREVSVEMAKQVAEIFTEVIVAPGYEDGAVEVLSQKKNIRILRAPAPQGSATEYRQVSGGMLLQERDALQADGDVAANWTLAAGEAADEETLADLVFAWNAVRAVKSNAILLAKDGATVGVGMGQVNRVDAAKLAVERANSLAGDDERARGAVAASDAFFPFADGFEMLARAGVRAVVQPGGSIRDAEVIEAAEKAGVTMYLTGARHFAH encoded by the coding sequence ATGACCCAGGATCACGGCAGCATGGACCGCAAGCCCATCAAGCGCGCTCTCATCAGCGTCTACGACAAGACCGGGTTGGAGGATCTCGCCCGCGCCCTCCACGACGGCGGCGTGCAGATCGTGTCCACCGGCTCCACCGCGTCCCGCATCGCCGACGCCGGCGTCCCGGTGACCCCGGTCGAGGAGCTCACCGGGTTCCCGGAGTGCCTCGAGGGCCGCGTGAAGACGCTCCACCCGCGCGTCCACGCCGGCATCCTCGCCGACACCCGCAAGGACGACCACCTGTCGCAGCTGTCCGACCTCGGCGTCGAGCCGTTCCAGCTGGTCGTGGTGAACCTGTACCCCTTCACCGAGACCGTCGCCTCGGGCGCCGGCTTCGACGACTGCGTCGAGCAGATCGACATCGGCGGCCCGTCGATGGTCCGCGCGGCGGCGAAGAACCACCCGTCCGTCGCCGTGGTCGTCGACCCGGCGAAGTACGGCGAGGTCGCCGAGGCCGTGGCCGGCGGCGGCTTCACCCGCGCCGAGCGCACCGAGCTGGCCGTCGACGCCTTCCGCCACACCGCGTCCTACGACGTCGCGGTGGCTTCCTGGATGGGTTCCCGCCTCGACGAAGATGCCGACGCCGACACCGCCTTCCCAGAGTGGTTCGGCCACACCTACGAGCGCTCCGCCACCCTGCGCTACGGCGAGAACCCGCACCAGGCCGCGGCGCTGTACGTCGATCCGGCCGCGCCGGAGGGCCTCGCCCAGGCGGAGCAGTTCCACGGCAAGGAGATGAGCTACAACAACTACACCGACTCCGATGCCGCGTGGCGCGCCGCGTGGGATCACGAGCGCCCGTGCGTGGCCATCATCAAGCACGCCAACCCCTGCGGCATCGCCGTGTCCGACGAGTCGATCGCCAAGGCCCACCTGGCCGCCCACGCGTGCGACCCGGTGTCGGCCTTCGGCGGCGTCATCGCCGTCAACCGCGAGGTCTCCGTCGAGATGGCGAAGCAGGTCGCCGAGATCTTCACCGAGGTCATCGTCGCCCCGGGCTACGAGGACGGCGCGGTGGAGGTGCTGAGCCAGAAGAAGAACATCCGCATCCTGCGGGCCCCGGCGCCGCAGGGCTCGGCCACCGAGTACCGCCAGGTTTCCGGCGGCATGCTGCTGCAGGAGCGCGACGCGCTGCAGGCCGACGGCGACGTCGCCGCGAACTGGACGCTCGCCGCCGGCGAGGCCGCCGACGAGGAGACCCTCGCCGACCTGGTCTTCGCCTGGAACGCGGTGCGCGCGGTGAAGTCCAACGCGATCCTGCTGGCCAAGGACGGCGCCACCGTCGGCGTGGGCATGGGCCAGGTCAACCGCGTCGACGCCGCGAAGCTCGCCGTCGAGCGCGCGAATTCGCTGGCCGGCGACGACGAGCGCGCCCGTGGCGCGGTCGCCGCCTCCGACGCGTTCTTCCCCTTCGCCGACGGCTTCGAGATGCTGGCCCGGGCCGGCGTGCGCGCCGTCGTCCAGCCGGGCGGCTCCATCCGCGACGCCGAGGTCATCGAGGCCGCCGAGAAGGCGGGCGTGACCATGTACCTGACGGGGGCGCGCCACTTCGCGCACTGA
- a CDS encoding TetR/AcrR family transcriptional regulator, which translates to MSRRAELRERRHAEIIAAAAAMIADRGFHVTRLEDVGQVVGISGPGLYRYVSGKDDMLAQILVDISVRLVDGARAVMERSRTEDWAPDRTLRELLGFHVEFAVTEPDRIRVQEREIGNLAPQQREKVRSLQRMYISMWVDALRGSFPDLTEEEARVRVQLAAGLINSSRHVVRWAGADAVRRAAMDMAFRAMDLPSDGDPDIGDISDIARAALGGHPRSTGEIPENGDSGAS; encoded by the coding sequence ATGTCACGTCGAGCCGAACTCAGGGAGCGGCGGCACGCGGAGATCATCGCCGCCGCCGCCGCGATGATCGCCGACCGCGGATTCCATGTCACCAGGCTCGAAGACGTCGGGCAGGTCGTGGGGATCTCCGGGCCCGGCCTGTACCGCTACGTCTCCGGCAAGGACGACATGCTCGCCCAGATCCTGGTCGACATCTCGGTTCGGCTCGTCGACGGCGCCCGCGCGGTGATGGAGCGTTCACGCACCGAGGACTGGGCCCCCGACCGCACGCTGCGGGAGCTGCTGGGCTTCCACGTCGAGTTCGCGGTCACCGAGCCCGACCGCATCCGCGTGCAGGAGCGCGAGATCGGCAACCTCGCGCCGCAGCAGCGGGAGAAGGTCCGTTCGCTGCAGCGGATGTACATCTCCATGTGGGTCGATGCCCTGCGCGGCTCCTTCCCGGACCTGACCGAGGAGGAGGCCCGAGTCCGCGTCCAGCTGGCGGCCGGCCTGATCAACTCGTCGCGCCACGTGGTCCGCTGGGCCGGCGCCGACGCGGTGCGCCGCGCGGCCATGGACATGGCCTTCCGCGCCATGGACCTGCCCAGCGACGGGGACCCCGACATCGGCGACATCAGCGACATCGCCCGCGCCGCCCTGGGCGGGCACCCCCGCAGCACCGGGGAAATTCCGGAAAACGGCGATTCCGGAGCGTCGTAA